The stretch of DNA TAGTATCTAATTTTAGTTTCAAGCTCCTAACTTTGGCATCATTtctagaaaaaaacttaTTAATGTTTTCACGTCCAGTAACTTTCACCGTTGGAAGAACGTCATCTTTTTCGTTTGTTGACTTGGACTGATAATTAGTATGCGTCAACTCGGCTGTACTTGCATAAAAATATGCCAATTTGGAAGGGTCGGTCCTCATTCTTTCGTAGTAGTTTTGCAAAAAGGCAAAACATATGTCTTGAACGGTAACacccattttcttttatttgatACTTCTATTCGAGGGTATGACTTCAAATGCAACTATTAGTGACAAGGTAATAAAACTATAACAcacttgaaaaaaaaaatgcgaTGGTTTTGTAGTATTCTTCGTgatctttttctctttaaaAATCAacgaaaaataaagatgtATCAGTAAAATAAGTTTTCAACAGATTCTCTGTAAAATGATTGACTaattgaatatttgaaagaaaatgaggTTTGAacgaaaataataaaacaaaaaaaaaaatgtaatTAAATGGGCAAAAATGAATTAAAATGTAGGGAAAAAACACAACTTGAAGAATTAAACAGAGTAAAAAAACGAAAGCTTGTGGTAGGtgatataaataaattaaaGCAATATCTTACTGTTTATTCTTCCTCTAGAATAGTTTTGGTACTAACGGTAACTAGAAAACTGAAGAAGTTTTTCGTATTCTTCTAATACTCAAGCAAAATATCCTATGTCAAGTACTACCACTTGTACAGTCTTCGTTTTGTACAAATTAGGTATGAATtgctcttttttgaaacagTAATGGgataaaaaacaaatgaCTTAGTTTAACGTCCGCCGGTTGCGATAGAACTTTTAACCGTAACAATAGTAACAGTGgacaggaaaaaaaaacggTACGAAAAGGTAATATTGCCTAATCTGAAATAATGTAGTCACTCTAGAACTATTAATAAAGAAGCTTGTACTTCCTCTTATCCCTGGAATGGACGGTTATGCTGCTTGCAATATGTCATTCTTTCATTAATCGCCACCTGATGTTTTTCGCTGCTTTGGAcgaaaaaatttccaagaaaaaataaatggtTAAACAAACTACAGCGCACGTGACCGATAACTATACGGGAATAACGCATCAATCTCCTGTGGAAGAGTGCTTATTGCATCGAAGAACCAATCTGTATTACTACATGTCCAATCATAAGCTGATGTTGcttttaaacttttttttttaaaattgtgTATACATATAGTACATAAATGATCATTGGTCCCCATCAATACCGTATATGACACCTTGGTACTTGGCGAAATCCGTACCGTTTGGGAACTTATGCATAGACAGCTTGCTCAATTGGCAGAAGGATAGAAGCATCAATAGACTCTGGCCGCCTGTAGTAGTAAATATAGAGAATCTTGGTAGCCCTAACTCATCGGCAAGTGTGGTTAGTGAAtattgctgctgctgttgctgttgtgAAGATTGTTGCAATTGAGGGTTCTTGAACTCCTGGATTATTTTATACACCAGGTTTAAGTCGTAGAAATTGGGCATGTATTGATGGACCCACCACTCGAAATCCTCCTTGTTGTTGGGCATGGAGTCATTCATTAGAATGTTGATCAGGAAACCTAGATCATATGCCGCATGGTATGTGATCCAAGTAACAGAATCATCCATCATTAAACCAGAGTCCATTAGAAGCTGCgaaaattcaaatacaTCGATGCCTAAATTTTCGTGTTTTTCGAAGTTGATACCTGATTTTCTGAGTAATTCTAACGATTCTGTGGACATgatttccttctttgggtcaaattcaaaattgaaCTGCCACGTTGAGGGACCGTTGTCAGGCTTATTGCCGTTGGCGTCACTCAAGGAAAGACCAAGTTGTATTGGGTTTAAGAAGTCTACGTTGGCCCTCATTGTCTGATAGTGGTAATCGACCTTCGACCTGAAAGTGCCGATCGGCCTAGCCAAAGTCCCCACAAACTCAGTACTGATTGACACATGATTATACTGCGAGACCAGTTGTCTTATAACGGCGAATTCACTGTAAAGGTTGGACTTCCAGACATCGCGAACGAAAAGATAATTTGGGGGTGGTAAAAAGATCGGTGGCATACTTTGGTTGGTTAAATGCTTGGGTAGCTGGGAAGCCAAGGGACGATTGAGTCCCACTCcctgctgctgttgctgctgttgttgttgctgctgttgttgttgctgcaGAACG from Saccharomyces cerevisiae S288C chromosome XIV, complete sequence encodes:
- the POP2 gene encoding CCR4-NOT core DEDD family RNase subunit POP2 (Subunit of Ccr4-Not complex that mediates 3' to 5' mRNA deadenylation; exonuclease of the DEDD superfamily) codes for the protein MQSMNVQPRVLAVGGEQFFSQRQASEQHQQQNMGPQVYSPKVNRARMFPQGMPVNTINGSVNQEMNNAYLLKQKNEPLLTQQQQQQQQQQQPFNIGTPVSVASLPPGLNVLQQQQQQQQQQQQQQQGVGLNRPLASQLPKHLTNQSMPPIFLPPPNYLFVRDVWKSNLYSEFAVIRQLVSQYNHVSISTEFVGTLARPIGTFRSKVDYHYQTMRANVDFLNPIQLGLSLSDANGNKPDNGPSTWQFNFEFDPKKEIMSTESLELLRKSGINFEKHENLGIDVFEFSQLLMDSGLMMDDSVTWITYHAAYDLGFLINILMNDSMPNNKEDFEWWVHQYMPNFYDLNLVYKIIQEFKNPQLQQSSQQQQQQQYSLTTLADELGLPRFSIFTTTGGQSLLMLLSFCQLSKLSMHKFPNGTDFAKYQGVIYGIDGDQ